In a single window of the Podarcis raffonei isolate rPodRaf1 chromosome 14, rPodRaf1.pri, whole genome shotgun sequence genome:
- the GPR139 gene encoding probable G-protein coupled receptor 139, producing MEQDYIHMHNGSLHGCGLGYIPVVYYSLLLCLGLPANILTVIILSQLVARRQKSSYNYLLALAAADLLVLFFIVFVDFLLEDFILKKQMPEVLDKIIEVLEFSSIHTSIWITVPLTIDRYIAVCHPLKYHTVSYPARTRKVIVSVYIICFLTSIPYYWWPNIWKEDYTSTLVHHILIWIHCFTVYLVPCSIFFILNSIIVCKLRQKCNFRLRGYSTGKTTAILFTITSIFAILWAPRIIMILYHLYVSPIHNSWSVHIVSDVANMLALLNTAINFFLYCFISKRFRTMAATTLKAFFKCQKQPVQFYTNHNFSITSSPWISPANSHCIKMLVYQYDKNGKPIKISP from the coding sequence cTAACATTTTGACCGTCATCATTTTGTCCCAGCTGGTGGCACGCAGGCAGAAGTCCTCCTACAATTACCTTTTGGCTCTGGCAGCCGCTGACTTGCTGGTGCTCTTCTTCATTGTCTTTGTTGACTTTTTATTGGAAGACTTCATCTTGAAAAAGCAAATGCCAGAGGTCCTGGACAAAATCATCGAGGTCTTGGAATTTTCGTCCATCCACACGTCCATTTGGATTACTGTGCCGCTGACCATTGACCGCTACATTGCTGTCTGCCACCCTCTCAAATATCACACGGTTTCTTACCCAGCCCGCACTCGGAAAGTCATTGTCAGCGTTTATATCATTTGCTTTCTGACCAGCATCCCTTACTACTGGTGGCCCAATATTTGGAAAGAAGACTACACAAGCACACTGGTCCATCACATCCTCATCTGGATCCATTGTTTCACGGTCTACTTGGTGCCCTGCTCCATCTTCTTCATCTTAAATTCCATCATCGTGTGCAAGCTTCGCCAGAAGTGCAATTTCCGCCTGAGAGGCTATTCCACTGGGAAAACCACCGCCATCTTGTTTACCATCACCTCCATCTTCGCCATCCTTTGGGCTCCAAGGATTATCATGATCCTCTATCACCTTTACGTCTCGCCAATACACAACAGCTGGTCAGTCCACATTGTCTCAGATGTTGCCAACATGCTGGCACTCCTGAACACGGCCATCAAttttttcctgtactgtttcatcAGCAAGCGCTTCCGCACAATGGCAGCCACAACGCTCAAGGCTTTCTTTAAGTGCCAGAAGCAACCAGTCCAATTCTACACAAACCATAACTTTTCCATAACTAGCAGTCCCTGGATATCTCCAGCCAACTCCCACTGTATCAAAATGCTGGTTTACCAATACGATAAGAATGGAAAGCCTATAAAGATATCACCATGA